Proteins from a single region of Phyllobacterium sp. T1293:
- a CDS encoding PQQ-dependent catabolism-associated CXXCW motif protein, producing the protein MTSRSRNSPLGKAIWNCFAAAIILINVAAGRAGAEQNAPEPEEYRTEVYRAPVPVTLKGATVVTTDEVIALWKDKSTVFIDVLPHDPKPANLPAGTVWKDKVREDIPGSIWLANVGYGILNKETENYFRKGLESRLGQDKKRRVLFYCMENCWMSWNAAKRAVEWGYQSVFWYPLGTDGWIAAGQVTQKNEPH; encoded by the coding sequence ATGACAAGCCGATCACGCAATAGCCCGTTGGGCAAAGCGATATGGAACTGTTTCGCCGCGGCGATCATTTTGATCAATGTAGCTGCCGGTCGAGCTGGTGCAGAACAGAATGCACCAGAGCCAGAAGAGTATAGGACTGAGGTCTACCGCGCACCGGTGCCGGTGACGTTAAAGGGAGCGACGGTCGTAACGACGGATGAGGTAATTGCTCTATGGAAAGACAAATCGACAGTTTTTATCGATGTTCTGCCGCATGATCCTAAACCGGCGAACCTTCCGGCCGGGACTGTGTGGAAAGACAAGGTTCGGGAAGATATTCCAGGGAGCATCTGGCTGGCGAATGTCGGCTACGGAATTTTGAACAAGGAGACCGAAAACTATTTCCGCAAGGGGCTGGAGTCGCGTCTCGGTCAGGACAAGAAAAGAAGGGTGCTTTTTTACTGTATGGAGAACTGCTGGATGTCGTGGAATGCCGCCAAAAGGGCAGTCGAATGGGGATACCAGTCCGTGTTTTGGTATCCGCTTGGCACTGATGGCTGGATTGCGGCAGGGCAGGTTACACAAAAAAATGAACCCCATTAA
- a CDS encoding YVTN family beta-propeller repeat protein, which yields MRHHMCLLAATVALPFLAQPSWANMVYVSNEKGNSVTVVDSKTMEVVKTIDVGQRPRGITISPDGKIVYVCASDDDTVQMIDTSTGEIIGSLPSGPDPELFTLSPDGKTLYIANEDDNLVTVIDVESKGVIAEIPVGVEPEGMGVSPDGKTIVNTSETTNMAHFIDTSTHEITDNVLVDSRPRYAQFKPDGSEVWVSAEIGGTVSVIDNKTRTVTHKITFEIQGLRSEQIQPVGIRISADGKKAYIALGPANRVAVVNTETYKVEKYVLVGQRVWQLAFMPDGKSIISTNGLSNDITFIDTETDEPIKSVTVGQLPWGVAVSPN from the coding sequence ATGCGACACCACATGTGCCTGCTTGCTGCGACGGTAGCGCTGCCGTTTCTTGCGCAACCCAGCTGGGCGAATATGGTCTATGTTTCCAACGAAAAAGGCAATTCGGTAACTGTGGTAGACTCGAAGACCATGGAAGTGGTGAAGACCATCGATGTCGGGCAAAGACCCCGCGGCATCACGATCTCTCCTGATGGAAAAATAGTTTACGTTTGCGCCAGTGACGACGATACCGTGCAGATGATCGACACCAGCACGGGCGAAATCATAGGCTCATTGCCCTCTGGCCCCGATCCCGAGCTTTTCACATTATCTCCGGATGGAAAGACCCTCTACATCGCCAACGAGGACGATAATCTGGTTACCGTGATCGATGTGGAATCAAAAGGCGTCATTGCCGAAATCCCGGTTGGTGTGGAGCCGGAGGGCATGGGAGTGAGCCCTGACGGCAAAACGATCGTCAATACCTCCGAGACGACAAATATGGCCCATTTCATCGATACGTCCACACACGAGATCACCGATAATGTGCTCGTTGATTCACGCCCACGTTACGCGCAGTTCAAACCGGATGGCTCGGAAGTATGGGTGTCCGCAGAGATAGGCGGCACCGTCTCGGTCATCGACAACAAGACCCGTACGGTCACGCACAAAATCACGTTCGAAATTCAGGGCCTGCGTTCCGAGCAAATCCAGCCTGTCGGCATACGCATCAGCGCTGACGGCAAGAAAGCCTATATTGCACTTGGGCCTGCCAACCGCGTTGCCGTCGTCAACACAGAAACCTACAAAGTTGAAAAATATGTTCTGGTGGGGCAACGGGTCTGGCAACTTGCCTTCATGCCCGATGGCAAAAGTATCATCAGCACCAATGGTCTTTCCAACGACATCACATTCATCGACACGGAAACGGATGAACCGATCAAATCGGTGACTGTTGGCCAGTTGCCATGGGGCGTAGCGGTCTCACCCAACTAA
- a CDS encoding (5-formylfuran-3-yl)methyl phosphate synthase: MTKMLASVQNREEAEIVFQNGADIIDMKDPDNGALGAVDLSKILKVKGFIAGRRPISAACGDLPMHPETIRRRVEEFASAGLDYIKIGLFPSEQLDVCIEALRPLASHNKLIAVIFADNWKSYSETLFERLSVWGFFGLMIDTADKSKGRLLNHMSPDQIGKFIGSGQSHGLMVGVAGSLEAPDVSRLLTYDPDFMGFRGALCVDLNRRSSIDAQATAKIRGLIPEVLEEGGPASVDYKLLAARGYFPEPEEAGLGTDKIFVRDFVLPVYIGAYSFEHGKTQKVRFDVVAEVLRVTRNPEDMRHVVSYDLIMDGIRAIVAEGHVELAETLAEQVAAFVLKNPRVVRVFVRAEKLEIGPGGVGVEIERTREVKNSAKLRFTQVHGGRKSS; encoded by the coding sequence ATGACAAAAATGCTGGCAAGTGTCCAGAACCGTGAGGAAGCGGAAATCGTCTTCCAAAATGGCGCAGATATCATTGACATGAAAGATCCTGACAATGGAGCGCTAGGTGCCGTTGATCTGTCTAAGATATTGAAAGTCAAGGGCTTTATAGCGGGACGGCGCCCCATAAGTGCAGCTTGCGGCGATCTTCCGATGCATCCGGAGACCATCCGCCGAAGAGTAGAGGAATTTGCTTCGGCTGGTCTGGATTACATCAAGATTGGCTTATTTCCATCAGAGCAGTTGGATGTTTGTATAGAGGCACTCAGGCCGCTTGCTTCACACAATAAATTGATTGCAGTTATCTTTGCCGACAACTGGAAATCTTACAGCGAAACTCTATTCGAACGCTTGTCGGTTTGGGGGTTTTTCGGCCTTATGATCGACACTGCAGATAAATCCAAAGGCCGATTGCTCAATCATATGTCTCCCGATCAAATTGGAAAATTTATCGGGAGTGGTCAGTCCCATGGGTTAATGGTTGGCGTTGCCGGATCGCTCGAAGCGCCGGATGTTTCGCGACTGCTGACCTATGATCCGGATTTTATGGGTTTTCGTGGAGCGCTCTGTGTTGATCTTAACCGAAGGTCATCCATTGATGCACAGGCAACGGCAAAGATACGCGGTCTCATTCCCGAAGTTCTGGAAGAGGGAGGGCCGGCGAGCGTAGATTATAAATTGCTTGCCGCGCGGGGCTATTTTCCGGAACCGGAGGAAGCGGGACTGGGCACAGACAAGATTTTTGTCCGCGATTTTGTTCTCCCTGTCTACATAGGGGCTTATAGTTTTGAACATGGCAAAACCCAAAAGGTGCGTTTCGACGTTGTCGCTGAGGTTTTGCGGGTGACACGCAATCCCGAAGATATGCGGCATGTGGTTTCGTACGATCTGATAATGGATGGCATCCGTGCCATCGTTGCCGAGGGTCATGTGGAGCTTGCAGAGACGCTGGCGGAACAAGTAGCCGCGTTCGTACTGAAAAATCCCCGGGTGGTCCGCGTTTTCGTTCGCGCTGAGAAACTGGAGATAGGCCCCGGTGGCGTAGGCGTTGAGATCGAGCGAACACGCGAAGTCAAGAACTCTGCCAAGCTGCGCTTCACGCAGGTGCATGGAGGCCGAAAGTCTTCATGA
- a CDS encoding ATP-binding cassette domain-containing protein, whose amino-acid sequence MGPNAGLKTVHDRSLPDANVPALELTSVSYSYGRRQALDNISFSIAPGRFAVLLGLNGAGKTTLFSLISHLFATRNGHIHVFGNDIDRKSGEALRRLGIVFQARTLDLDLSVHQNLAYHASLHGIGSREANTRIHDLMQSIDMSDRLHEKARSLSGGQIRRVEIVRALLHQPSLLLLDEATVGLDIKSRATILGDIRTLVEQKGISVLWATHLIDEVNHADQVIVINQGKLVANGTTHDVVKDAGADTINEAFSRLTGIVSLNVGGHL is encoded by the coding sequence ATGGGTCCAAATGCCGGATTGAAGACTGTCCATGACAGATCATTGCCCGACGCGAATGTACCGGCGCTGGAGCTTACTTCGGTAAGCTATTCCTATGGCAGGCGGCAGGCGCTGGACAACATTTCATTCTCAATAGCACCCGGCCGTTTTGCAGTGCTTTTGGGTTTGAACGGCGCAGGCAAGACAACGCTGTTTTCCTTGATCAGCCATCTGTTCGCGACCCGCAATGGTCATATCCATGTATTCGGCAATGACATTGACCGGAAATCCGGAGAGGCTTTGCGGCGCCTTGGCATTGTCTTTCAGGCCCGGACTCTTGATCTCGATCTGTCGGTACATCAAAATTTGGCCTACCACGCGTCGCTGCACGGAATCGGATCACGCGAAGCCAACACGCGTATCCACGATTTGATGCAATCAATCGACATGAGCGACCGCCTGCACGAAAAAGCCCGGAGTCTCTCAGGCGGTCAAATCAGACGCGTTGAAATCGTTCGCGCCCTGTTGCATCAGCCTTCGTTGCTGTTGTTGGATGAGGCTACAGTCGGCCTTGATATCAAGTCGCGGGCTACCATCCTTGGCGATATCCGTACATTGGTGGAGCAGAAAGGGATTAGTGTCCTGTGGGCAACGCATCTGATTGACGAAGTCAATCATGCCGATCAAGTCATTGTCATCAATCAAGGCAAACTCGTCGCCAACGGCACCACCCACGATGTCGTCAAAGACGCAGGTGCTGATACTATCAATGAAGCATTCTCACGGCTCACGGGCATAGTTTCCCTCAACGTCGGAGGTCATCTATGA
- a CDS encoding ABC transporter permease, producing MQYLVCLKGILIREGLRYLHQRERFISSLVRPLLWLFIFAAGFRQVLGVSIIPPYQTYVLYEVYITPGLCGMILLFSGMQSSLSMVYDREMGNMRTLLVSPFPRWFLLISKLLAGVAVSIVQVYAFLFIAWFWGVKAPPAGYLLTLPALFLAGMMLGALGMLLSSMIKQLENFAGIMNFVIFPMYFASSALYPLWRVQEASPLLYKICLLNPFTYAVELVRFAFYGKIEWMSFIVVCGFTLVFITGAIIAYDPSRGLVIKKQEGGNN from the coding sequence ATGCAGTATCTCGTTTGCCTCAAAGGTATTCTTATTCGGGAAGGACTTCGTTACCTCCACCAGCGTGAGCGCTTCATCTCATCCCTTGTACGGCCACTGCTCTGGCTCTTCATCTTCGCAGCGGGCTTTCGTCAGGTTCTTGGCGTATCGATCATTCCGCCTTATCAGACCTATGTGCTTTATGAGGTTTACATCACGCCGGGACTGTGCGGAATGATCCTGTTGTTCAGCGGCATGCAATCCTCTCTCTCGATGGTTTACGATCGGGAAATGGGCAATATGCGCACGCTGCTGGTGAGCCCATTTCCACGCTGGTTCCTGCTCATATCCAAGCTGCTCGCCGGTGTCGCCGTCTCGATTGTTCAGGTCTACGCATTCTTGTTCATCGCGTGGTTCTGGGGAGTGAAAGCGCCGCCAGCCGGTTATCTCTTGACGCTGCCAGCACTCTTTCTTGCAGGTATGATGCTGGGGGCCCTCGGCATGTTGCTTTCCTCAATGATCAAACAATTGGAAAACTTTGCAGGAATCATGAATTTCGTGATCTTCCCGATGTATTTTGCCTCCTCCGCGCTTTACCCGCTCTGGCGCGTACAGGAAGCAAGCCCCCTGCTCTACAAGATATGTCTGCTCAATCCCTTTACCTACGCTGTCGAACTGGTGCGGTTCGCCTTTTACGGGAAGATTGAGTGGATGTCCTTCATCGTCGTCTGCGGGTTCACTCTGGTTTTCATTACCGGTGCCATTATCGCGTATGATCCGTCGAGAGGCCTCGTCATCAAGAAGCAAGAAGGAGGAAACAATTGA
- the pqqE gene encoding pyrroloquinoline quinone biosynthesis protein PqqE, with protein sequence MTDPVLPPIGMLAELTHRCPLQCAYCSNPVELLKANREMDTAAWIALFEQAADLGVLQVHLSGGEPTLRTDLSELVASLAGRGVYTNLITAGVGIAEGRIEALADAGLDHIQLSFQGAVAATTEKIGHARGAHEKKLETARRVRAAGLPLTINAPIHRHNMEEVPDFIELALSLGAERLEIANVQYAGWALLNRKALMPERDAVERQVQIVGEAQERLRGIMTIDFVTPDYFAIYPKPCMGGWARDAFMVAPDGTVLPCHAAATIKSLHFERFGDWNLSRIWHESSAFNAFRGTDWMREPCRSCDRQEIDWGGCRCQAMAIAGDAAATDPACIKSPLHERMAALIGEAIETATSDAFIYRRIGKEVETSV encoded by the coding sequence ATGACAGACCCTGTGCTTCCTCCGATTGGCATGCTGGCAGAATTGACGCACCGCTGCCCGCTACAATGTGCCTATTGCTCGAACCCTGTTGAGCTCCTGAAGGCAAATCGGGAAATGGATACCGCAGCCTGGATCGCGCTATTCGAACAGGCGGCAGACCTTGGTGTACTTCAGGTGCATCTGTCTGGCGGTGAACCAACTTTACGGACGGATTTGAGCGAGCTTGTTGCCAGTCTCGCCGGGCGTGGTGTCTATACAAATCTCATTACTGCCGGGGTAGGGATTGCCGAAGGACGTATCGAGGCACTCGCCGATGCGGGGCTTGATCATATCCAGTTGAGTTTTCAGGGCGCTGTTGCCGCGACTACTGAGAAAATCGGTCATGCGCGCGGGGCACACGAAAAGAAGCTGGAAACGGCCAGACGGGTTCGCGCTGCGGGCTTGCCGCTGACAATCAATGCACCGATCCACCGGCATAATATGGAGGAGGTTCCTGATTTTATCGAATTGGCGCTTTCCCTTGGTGCAGAGCGGCTTGAGATCGCCAATGTACAATATGCCGGTTGGGCGCTCCTCAATCGTAAGGCTTTGATGCCGGAACGCGACGCGGTGGAGCGTCAAGTACAGATTGTCGGGGAGGCGCAGGAACGGCTTCGGGGCATCATGACGATTGATTTCGTCACACCTGATTATTTTGCCATCTATCCCAAACCGTGCATGGGGGGATGGGCGAGGGATGCCTTCATGGTTGCACCCGATGGAACGGTTTTGCCCTGCCATGCCGCTGCGACGATCAAATCGCTGCATTTTGAACGTTTCGGCGATTGGAATCTCAGTCGCATATGGCACGAATCTTCCGCATTTAATGCGTTTCGCGGTACCGACTGGATGCGGGAGCCATGCCGCAGTTGCGACCGGCAGGAGATCGATTGGGGTGGCTGCCGATGTCAGGCGATGGCAATTGCGGGTGATGCAGCCGCGACTGATCCAGCCTGTATCAAGTCGCCTTTGCATGAACGGATGGCCGCGCTGATTGGTGAAGCAATAGAGACGGCTACATCGGATGCATTCATCTATCGTCGTATTGGTAAGGAGGTAGAGACCTCCGTTTGA
- the pqqB gene encoding pyrroloquinoline quinone biosynthesis protein PqqB produces MRLKIIGSAAGGGFPQWNCNYRLSRGAWNGGTNFRPRTQSSLAASVNNVDWVLFNASPDIRQQIAATPELQPPENGPFRATPIRAVVLTNADVDHIAGLLSLREREPFALYATGRVLEVLEGNSIFNVLDRSIVDRRELKIGAQTDILDATGKSTGIAVDTFTVPGKVALFLEDQTKAAEGFGTQDGDTIGLRLSSKGDVRSAFYIPGCARIDTALKSKLERADCLLFDGTLYTDDEMITAGIGTKTGARMGHISISGEDGSLAALMDLGISNRIYVHINNTNPILDAASAEHAVVVAAGWKIAFDGMEVRF; encoded by the coding sequence ATGCGATTGAAAATAATCGGCTCCGCGGCCGGAGGCGGGTTCCCCCAATGGAATTGCAATTATCGATTAAGCCGCGGTGCGTGGAATGGTGGAACAAATTTTCGTCCCCGAACCCAGTCCAGTCTTGCTGCCAGTGTGAACAACGTAGACTGGGTGCTGTTTAATGCCTCACCCGATATACGCCAGCAGATCGCGGCGACACCTGAACTTCAACCGCCGGAAAACGGACCTTTTCGCGCAACACCGATACGAGCGGTGGTTCTGACCAATGCTGATGTTGACCACATTGCCGGGCTGCTTAGTTTGCGCGAACGTGAACCATTCGCACTCTATGCAACAGGGCGTGTTCTTGAGGTGCTTGAAGGTAATTCCATCTTCAACGTTCTTGACCGGTCAATCGTTGATCGCCGCGAACTGAAGATTGGTGCGCAAACGGATATTCTCGATGCAACGGGAAAATCCACAGGCATCGCCGTCGATACTTTTACGGTGCCCGGCAAGGTGGCACTGTTCCTTGAAGATCAGACCAAGGCGGCAGAAGGCTTTGGTACTCAGGATGGCGATACAATAGGGCTCCGCCTTTCCTCAAAAGGCGATGTACGGTCTGCATTCTATATTCCTGGCTGCGCGCGCATTGATACAGCGCTCAAGTCAAAGCTGGAACGGGCGGATTGCCTGCTCTTTGACGGTACCCTTTATACCGACGATGAGATGATCACCGCAGGCATCGGCACAAAGACTGGTGCCCGGATGGGGCACATATCCATTTCGGGGGAAGATGGCTCGCTGGCGGCGTTGATGGATCTTGGCATCAGCAACAGGATTTATGTTCACATCAACAACACCAATCCCATTCTAGACGCCGCGTCGGCGGAACACGCAGTCGTCGTCGCTGCGGGTTGGAAAATAGCATTCGATGGTATGGAGGTCAGATTTTGA
- the pqqC gene encoding pyrroloquinoline-quinone synthase PqqC: MSEFDEAARNGLSPAQLEEVLRAVGAARYHNRHPLHHQMTSGALTKGQMQAWALNRYSYQSVIPRKDAAIIMRSENPEFRAEWRKRIEDHDGDDGWNGGIARWLKLATGLGLDADMVKSEKLVLPATRFAVGAYLTYCTNRTLLEAVASSLTELFSPVIISERVPAMLAKYEYVTKDILAYFDKRPALASRDSDFALAYVMKHANNAEKQQAVINSLVFKCDVLWAMLDALAHAYGEKGNIPPGAFVPEPA; encoded by the coding sequence TTGAGTGAATTTGACGAAGCGGCACGCAATGGATTGTCCCCGGCACAGCTTGAAGAGGTCCTGCGCGCTGTAGGTGCTGCACGCTATCACAATCGTCATCCCCTGCATCACCAGATGACAAGCGGAGCCCTGACCAAGGGGCAAATGCAGGCCTGGGCGCTTAACCGCTATTCCTACCAGTCGGTCATCCCGCGCAAGGATGCTGCCATCATCATGCGCTCGGAGAACCCGGAGTTTCGCGCCGAATGGCGCAAGCGTATAGAAGACCATGACGGTGACGATGGCTGGAATGGCGGTATCGCGCGCTGGCTCAAGCTGGCCACCGGTCTGGGGCTTGATGCAGATATGGTGAAAAGCGAAAAGCTCGTACTGCCAGCCACTCGCTTTGCCGTCGGCGCTTACCTCACCTATTGCACAAACCGCACATTGCTCGAAGCGGTTGCATCATCGCTGACCGAGCTGTTCTCTCCGGTCATTATCAGCGAACGTGTTCCGGCGATGCTGGCGAAATATGAGTACGTGACCAAGGATATACTTGCCTATTTCGACAAACGACCGGCACTCGCCTCTCGCGATTCCGATTTCGCCCTCGCCTATGTGATGAAACACGCCAATAATGCTGAAAAGCAGCAGGCGGTGATCAACTCGCTCGTCTTCAAATGTGACGTGCTCTGGGCCATGCTTGATGCGCTGGCTCATGCTTACGGAGAAAAGGGCAATATACCGCCCGGTGCCTTCGTGCCGGAGCCCGCATGA
- a CDS encoding amino acid kinase family protein, translating to MTPLVVKLGGSTAGHGEMHRWINVLASATFPLIIVPGGGPFADQIRASQGRLGYSDEAAHAMAILAMDQFGIAIADHHECLQIVRSIAEISNALDAGSVPVWLPSSMTIGAPDIPMSWDITSDSLSAWLAKQLQSQAVLLIKQTDEYQFYSSVTELVDAGIVDRMLPDMLANDTSLHMVGPAILNLLDLPLAAVPGRVMTGARHFEAMGGQ from the coding sequence ATGACACCACTTGTCGTAAAGCTTGGAGGAAGTACGGCGGGTCACGGAGAAATGCATCGCTGGATCAATGTGCTGGCCAGCGCAACGTTCCCTCTGATCATCGTGCCCGGAGGTGGGCCCTTTGCGGACCAGATCCGGGCTTCGCAGGGGCGTCTTGGCTATTCAGACGAAGCTGCACATGCAATGGCAATCCTCGCCATGGATCAGTTTGGCATTGCCATTGCCGACCATCACGAATGCTTACAGATCGTGCGGTCGATTGCGGAAATCAGCAACGCGCTTGACGCGGGTTCTGTCCCCGTTTGGTTGCCCTCATCGATGACCATAGGCGCGCCGGACATTCCCATGTCATGGGATATTACGTCGGATAGTTTAAGCGCGTGGCTTGCCAAACAATTGCAGAGTCAGGCTGTATTGCTGATAAAGCAGACCGACGAGTACCAGTTCTATTCGTCGGTCACAGAGCTGGTTGATGCGGGTATTGTCGACAGAATGCTGCCGGACATGCTGGCAAATGACACGAGTCTTCACATGGTGGGGCCAGCTATATTGAATCTGCTGGATTTACCCTTGGCAGCCGTTCCGGGACGCGTGATGACAGGCGCGAGACATTTCGAAGCGATGGGTGGGCAATGA
- the pqqD gene encoding pyrroloquinoline quinone biosynthesis peptide chaperone PqqD, with protein MIETTRSRAIVSMQSRPMLRPHVRLQYDGVREDWALLSPEKVFWPNEVSLDILRLCDGRLTVAQLITSLADQYAADREEIAPDVSAFLQEWSDKFLVTL; from the coding sequence ATGATTGAAACAACCCGCTCCCGTGCCATCGTGTCGATGCAATCGCGGCCCATGCTAAGGCCACATGTGCGATTGCAATATGATGGAGTGCGCGAGGATTGGGCATTGTTGTCGCCGGAAAAAGTATTCTGGCCAAATGAAGTCAGCCTCGACATTTTACGGCTCTGTGACGGCCGCCTTACGGTTGCGCAGCTGATAACATCTCTCGCCGATCAATATGCGGCGGATCGGGAAGAAATTGCACCCGACGTTAGCGCCTTCCTGCAAGAATGGTCCGACAAGTTCCTGGTGACGCTATGA
- a CDS encoding ABC transporter substrate-binding protein, producing MKSTVPNTLTFLFGFFLLFVNVSELSAQQSKTNQTAKPIVDIRIGYLRAYEPQLALSVLDIPPRDEGVAGANVAINDNNTTGKFLGQQFTLDITETKFDADLTSAFKEMVARGDRFILTDVSAKQLLAIADLAKDAGVLLFNVGSTDDVLREEECRSNIFHTAPTRSMLADGLAQYLVWKQWRKWVLLYGSHDNDKLYADAIRRAATRFGATIVEERLYEDNGTARRTDSGVVLVQQQMPVFTQNLPEHDVVIVADESEVFGSYVPYRTWTPRPVAGTAGLVASSWHPASEQWGGVQIQNRFAKTTGRRMLSKDMQAWTAVRILGEAVTRAKSAETKQVEDYIKSDEFSIAAFKGQKLSFRNWNWQLRQPILIGDGHSVVSTSPQTGFLHQFSELDTLGVDRPETKCKLK from the coding sequence ATGAAGAGTACGGTGCCAAATACTCTCACGTTTTTATTCGGCTTTTTTTTGCTGTTCGTCAACGTGTCTGAGCTATCGGCGCAGCAATCAAAGACAAATCAAACAGCAAAGCCAATTGTCGATATCAGAATCGGCTATCTCCGTGCCTACGAACCCCAATTGGCACTTTCCGTCCTGGATATCCCTCCGCGCGATGAAGGCGTCGCCGGTGCAAATGTTGCGATCAACGACAACAACACAACAGGAAAATTTCTCGGTCAGCAATTCACGCTGGACATCACGGAAACAAAGTTCGACGCTGATTTGACGTCAGCTTTCAAGGAAATGGTTGCACGCGGCGACCGGTTCATCCTGACAGATGTTTCTGCCAAACAATTGCTGGCAATAGCGGATCTGGCAAAGGATGCTGGAGTGCTGCTTTTTAACGTTGGTTCGACCGACGATGTTTTACGTGAAGAGGAATGCCGGTCGAATATCTTTCACACGGCGCCCACACGCAGCATGCTGGCCGACGGCCTGGCGCAGTACCTCGTTTGGAAACAATGGCGCAAATGGGTATTGCTTTATGGTTCCCATGATAACGACAAGCTCTACGCTGACGCCATCAGACGTGCCGCAACGCGCTTTGGAGCTACAATCGTAGAAGAGCGTCTCTATGAAGACAACGGTACAGCACGAAGGACTGACAGTGGTGTGGTTCTCGTCCAGCAGCAGATGCCGGTCTTTACCCAGAACCTGCCTGAACATGATGTCGTCATTGTTGCCGATGAAAGCGAAGTGTTCGGCAGCTACGTTCCCTACAGAACATGGACTCCCCGCCCGGTAGCGGGAACGGCTGGTCTGGTGGCCTCCAGCTGGCACCCGGCGAGCGAACAGTGGGGCGGCGTACAAATCCAGAACCGTTTTGCCAAAACCACTGGCCGGCGGATGCTATCCAAGGACATGCAGGCATGGACGGCCGTGCGTATCCTCGGGGAAGCAGTAACCCGGGCGAAGAGTGCCGAGACGAAACAGGTCGAGGACTATATCAAATCGGATGAGTTTTCGATCGCCGCCTTCAAGGGTCAGAAGCTCAGTTTCCGCAATTGGAACTGGCAGTTGCGGCAGCCGATCCTGATCGGTGATGGGCACAGCGTCGTTTCAACATCACCGCAAACGGGCTTTCTGCATCAATTCTCGGAACTCGATACTTTGGGCGTCGACAGACCGGAGACCAAGTGCAAGCTCAAATAA
- a CDS encoding pyrroloquinoline quinone precursor peptide PqqA: MKKTWTKPTMCQVAAGMELTRYMPAELKTKK; encoded by the coding sequence ATGAAGAAAACTTGGACAAAACCGACCATGTGTCAGGTTGCAGCTGGTATGGAACTTACACGTTACATGCCCGCTGAACTGAAGACCAAGAAGTAA
- a CDS encoding flavoprotein, with product MTRLHTPRWAWALTGSGHFFVESFELIRTLEHCDVFVSKAANEVLRMYGLKLDFAETTRVLHDKTASSVPVGGFYNGVYHTAVIAPATSNTVAKCVVGISDSLPTNVYAQAGKCLVPSIVFACDTAPELETMAPGGMVKVYPRPIDLANTARLKTYERTEVVESLAELKAAIARRSNEVARYD from the coding sequence ATGACACGACTGCATACGCCGCGATGGGCTTGGGCATTGACTGGCTCCGGTCATTTTTTTGTGGAAAGTTTTGAGTTGATAAGAACGCTCGAACATTGTGATGTGTTTGTTTCAAAAGCCGCCAACGAAGTGCTGCGCATGTATGGATTGAAGCTCGATTTTGCTGAGACGACACGGGTTTTGCACGACAAGACGGCAAGTTCAGTGCCTGTGGGAGGCTTTTATAACGGCGTGTATCACACGGCGGTTATTGCCCCCGCAACATCGAATACGGTAGCAAAATGCGTTGTCGGAATTTCAGATTCACTTCCTACAAATGTATATGCGCAGGCGGGCAAATGCCTCGTTCCATCCATTGTTTTTGCCTGTGACACGGCGCCTGAGCTTGAAACAATGGCTCCGGGTGGCATGGTGAAAGTTTACCCCCGGCCAATCGATCTTGCCAATACGGCGCGTCTAAAAACCTATGAACGGACCGAGGTTGTCGAGTCATTGGCCGAATTGAAGGCGGCTATCGCGCGCCGTTCGAATGAAGTTGCC